The Coffea arabica cultivar ET-39 chromosome 8e, Coffea Arabica ET-39 HiFi, whole genome shotgun sequence genome window below encodes:
- the LOC113704978 gene encoding replication protein A 70 kDa DNA-binding subunit B-like: protein MESQCVSVLALNDRVRGWIAKLVVVEKSRFQRVRNCSRMFFRVVFADASGDTIQGVTYLSDLDAMDCALELHGTYYIQNATIQRLRSQRMQIGMVPYEIVISHNTVINRVSPEHVLSVENFYELTRFCDLDSLTANPDARITLLGVVVYAGPATFYAIGDRHVCLQEFIILNEERIPIVFSVWDDYFDSDGMHLVELVGEQPIVMICRPRISRLHGLSIGTQAITIIMYNPNLFVAHQLRHWYDTFVGDAGF from the exons ATGGAGTCGCAGTGTGTTAGTGTTCTTGCATTGAATGATCGAGTTCGAGGATGGATTGCTAAATTAGTTGTTGTAGAAAAGAGTAGATTTCAGCGAGTACGGAATTGCAGCCGAATGTTTTTCCGAGTTGTTTTTGCCGATGCTTCT ggCGATACAATTCAAGGAGTGACATATTTATCTGATCTGGATGCTATGGACTGTGCATTGGAGTTGCATGGAACATATTATATTCAAAATGCTACTATACAGCGTTTGCGTAGTCAACGAATGCAGATTGGGATGGTTCCATACGAGATTGTTATATCACATAATACTGTGATTAATCGCGTTTCACCTGAGCATGTGCTATCGGTTGAAAATTTCTATGAGTTAACTCGTTTTTGCGATTTGGATTCTTTAACAGCTAATCCAGATGCAAGAATAA CTTTGCTTGGAGTAGTTGTTTATGCTGGTCCGGCAACATTTTATGCCATTGGAGATAGACATGTTTGTTTGCAAgagtttattattttgaatgaaGA GAGGATACCAATAGTGTTTTCAGTATGGGATGATTATTTTGACAGTGATGGTATGCATTTAGTTGAACTCGTTGGCGAGCAACCAATTGTTATGATTTGTCGTCCGCGTATCAGTCGTCTTCATG GTCTTTCTATCGGAACTCAGGCAATTACAATTATTATGTATAATCCTAATTTGTTTGTGGCTCATCAGCTAAGGCATTGGTATGATACATTTGTTGGCGATGCTGGCTTTTGA
- the LOC140012864 gene encoding replication protein A 70 kDa DNA-binding subunit B-like, with translation MYQTKSIPVLSYYRVSLTRLLLLIVYINQFYFNRYILLTRRDYQTASCAFESLLFDLSSIDMEKKCVLIPELTDTNSNWFAKLIVIEKSAIRYSKEDGRPYQKLVFADAMRNTIQATIFERDIQDIEPILQLYSTYYIGNAWITKISIPFYLASSPYQMTISKRTFIQAVSAQDALPSDYCYELTSFTQLHNYIGDYSARINILCAVVHALPPRLVPRGKRYVPIQEFAVVNEEKQPMTFTMWEEFLSVEGSQLKAMVPQQPIILLARPKVNSYHTISLGTQATTIILFNPEIPQATALRNW, from the exons ATGTATCAGACCAAATCCATACCAGTTTTAAGTTACTATCGCGTATCACTCACTCGACTACTCTTACTCATTGTATATATAAATCAATTCTATTTCAATAGATACATCTTATTAACTCGCAGAGACTATCAAACTGCTTCTTGTGCTTTTGAATCTTTGCTCTTCGATCTATCCAG TATCGACATGGAAAAAAAATGCGTTCTAATACCAGAGTTGACAGATACAAATTCCAATTGGTTTGCTAAGCTCATCGTGATAGAAAAGAGCGCAATTCGTTATAGCAAAGAAGATGGAAGGCCATACCAGAAATTAGTGTTTGCTGATGCTATG AGAAACACCATCCAAGCAACTATTTTCGAAAGAGACATTCAAGATATCGAGCCAATTCTTCAGCTTTATTCCACCTACTACATCGGCAATGCTTGGATCACAAAAATAAGCATCCCATTTTATCTTGCATCTTCACCATATCAGATGACAATCTCTAAAAGAACATTTATTCAAGCTGTTTCAGCACAGGATGCACTGCCCTCTGATTATTGCTATGAACTAACATCCTTTACACAGCTGCATAATTACATTGGCGATTATTCAGCAAGAATAA ATATCCTCTGTGCTGTCGTGCATGCACTGCCTCCTCGCTTAGTGCCAAGAGGAAAACGATATGTGCCAATCCAAGAATTTGCTGTTGTCAATGAAGA AAAACAACCGATGACTTTTACAATGTGGGAAGAATTCTTATCTGTGGAAGGATCGCAGTTAAAAGCCATGGTACCTCAGCAGCCTATCATCTTATTGGCTAGACCAAAAGTGAACTCCTATCACA CAATTTCTTTGGGAACCCAGGCAACCACTATCATATTGTTCAATCCAGAAATCCCCCAAGCTACAGCTCTGAGAAACTGGTAA